In Triticum aestivum cultivar Chinese Spring chromosome 5B, IWGSC CS RefSeq v2.1, whole genome shotgun sequence, the following proteins share a genomic window:
- the LOC123114422 gene encoding uncharacterized protein, which produces MPCGINLPSLGKLTLSDVKVYQDSLDALIAHSPHLEDIHLIQPAMFLDLIASKVLKRLTIDGYIDPHKGFTISAPHLVMLDNELPTCSAFQSLTSLEIGGWHLAEDLYAVLRLLKLSPRLEKLKLVHDSGKGAGADAQPTNGMTFGCRLLHSVTIQCTNGDEGVDKLVSVVVANGVSLYKIHVTMTYREYIEKRASELEDKASVAEEPAKKVRLC; this is translated from the exons ATGCCATGTGGAATCAACCTTCCTTCCCTCGGGAAGTTGACTCTGAGTGATGTGAAAGTATACCAGGATTCTCTGGACGCTTTGATTGCTCACAGCCCTCACCTGGAAGACATTCATTTGATACAGCCTGCCATGTTTCTTGACCTCATAGCCTCCAAGGTGTTAAAAAGGCTGACCATTGATGGCTACATAGATCCACACAAGGGTTTTACAATTTCTGCTCCTCATCTG GTTATGCTGGACAatgagttgccaacatgctcagcATTTCAGAGCCTCACAAGTCTGGAAATCGGAGGATGGCATCTGGCTGAGGACCTATACGCCGTGCTCCGCCTCCTTAAGCTTTCACCAAGGCTAGAAAAGCTCAAACTGGTGCATGACTCG GGTAAAGGAGCGGGCGCGGATGCTCAGCCAACAAACGGAATGACCTTCGGGTGCCGGCTTCTTCACAGCGTGACGATACAATGCACCAACGGCGACGAAGGGGTTGACAAGCTGGTGAGTGTTGTGGTGGCGAACGGGGTCAGCCTGTACAAGATACATGTCACCATGACTTACCGTGAGTATATCGAGAAGAGGGCCTCTGAGCTAGAGGATAAGGCGTCCGTCGCTGAGGAACCGGCGAAGAAGGTGAGACTTTGCTGA